Proteins from one Monodelphis domestica isolate mMonDom1 chromosome 6, mMonDom1.pri, whole genome shotgun sequence genomic window:
- the LOC100021339 gene encoding olfactory receptor 5W2-like, with protein MDKNYSTPTEFVLLGITNDPELNVAFFVLLLIIYLVILITNIGMIILIWVDPQLHLPMYFFLSHMSFCDLCYSTAICPKMLVDFFAEDKSIPFIGCALQFYFFCTFTDSECLLLAVMAFDRYMAISNPLLYTVNMSSRVCYLLIAGVYMVGMMDALLHTTLTFTLNFCRSNEINHFFCDIPPLLLISCSDTHVNELVIFTFDGFIEMVTVSAVLISYCYIILSVLKIHSTEGRWKTFSTCTSHLAVVTIFQGTILFMYFRPSSTYSLDQDKITSLFYTTVIPMLNPLIYSLRNKDVKGALEKVKNKILLMSVELKGKSMCKGKDIGNI; from the coding sequence ATGGACAAGAATTATTCCACTCCAACTGAATTTGTCCTCCTGGGAATTACCAATGATCCTGAATTAAATGTGGCCTTCTTTGTTCTTTTACTTATCATTTATTTGGttattcttataacaaatattgGGATGATCATATTAATATGGGTAGACCCTCAACTCCATTTGCCTATGTATTTCTTCCTCAGCCACATGTCCTTCTGTGACCTTTGCTACTCTACAGCTATTTGCCCCAAGATGCTGGTAGACTTCTTTGCTGAGGATAAATCCATTCCCTTCATTGGTTGTGCTCTgcaattctatttcttttgtacaTTTACAGATTCTGAGTGCCTACTGTTAGCAGTAATGGCCTTTGATCGCTATATGGCAATAAGTAACCCTTTGCTTTATACAGTAAACATGTCTAGCCGGGTTTGCTACTTGTTGATTGCTGGTGTCTACATGGTAGGGATGATGGATGCCCTGCTACATACAACTTTAACCTTCACACTGAATTTCTGCAGGTCCAATGAGATCAATCATTTTTTCTGTGATATtcctcctcttttgttaatctcttGTTCTGATACCCATGTCAATGAGCTAGTGATCTTCACTTTCGATGGTTTTATTGAAATGGTCACTGTTTCAGCAGTCCTCATTTCTTATTGTTATATAATCCTCTCTGTGTTGAAAATCCACTCCACTGAGGGCAGATGGAAAACATTTTCTACCTGTACTTCTCATTTAGCTGTTGTCACAATTTTCCAGGGAACTATTCTTTTTATGTATTTCAGACCAAGTTCTACTTATTCATTAGACCAAGACAAAATAACTTCATTGTTTTACACTACTGTCATTCCCATGTTGAACCCTCTTATTTATAGTTTAAGAAACAAAGATGTGAAAGGGGCCctggaaaaagtgaaaaataaaat